The Amycolatopsis sp. 195334CR genome window below encodes:
- a CDS encoding SDR family oxidoreductase yields MAENQLTHSELFDLRGKYALVTGGTRGIGLMIARGLLQAGARVIISSRKADACEEAQRLLSKFGDVQAIPADLSRHDECQRLADLVKGDSGRLDILVNNAGAMWREPLETFPDEGWDAVLDLNLKSPFWLVQALLPALRRAGTADEPARIINIGSIAALHVAEAPNYSYAASKAALHQLTRVLARELGPQHVTVNAVAPGPFPSQMMASTLDAIGDQIAAKAPLRRLGRDDDMAGVAVFLASRAGSYLTGAIVPVDGGIATTATGT; encoded by the coding sequence ATGGCGGAGAACCAGCTCACTCACTCGGAACTTTTCGATTTGAGGGGGAAGTACGCACTTGTCACCGGCGGCACCAGGGGAATTGGCTTGATGATCGCGCGGGGCCTGCTGCAGGCGGGTGCCCGCGTCATCATCAGCTCGCGGAAGGCGGATGCGTGCGAGGAGGCACAGCGGTTGCTGTCCAAATTCGGTGACGTTCAAGCGATTCCCGCTGACCTGTCCAGGCATGACGAGTGTCAGCGCCTGGCCGATCTGGTCAAGGGCGACTCGGGGCGTCTGGACATCCTCGTCAACAATGCGGGAGCGATGTGGCGCGAGCCGCTGGAGACGTTTCCGGATGAGGGGTGGGACGCGGTGCTGGACCTCAACCTCAAGTCACCGTTTTGGCTGGTGCAGGCGTTGCTTCCGGCATTGCGCCGAGCGGGCACCGCCGATGAACCCGCGCGGATCATCAACATCGGCAGCATCGCCGCCCTTCACGTCGCCGAGGCGCCGAATTACTCGTACGCCGCCAGCAAAGCGGCACTCCACCAACTCACCAGGGTGCTGGCCAGGGAATTGGGCCCACAGCACGTCACGGTGAACGCGGTGGCCCCAGGGCCGTTCCCCTCGCAGATGATGGCGTCCACGCTCGATGCCATCGGCGACCAGATCGCGGCGAAGGCGCCGTTGCGTCGGCTCGGCCGCGACGACGACATGGCGGGTGTCGCCGTGTTCCTCGCCAGCCGGGCCGGCTCCTACCTCACGGGCGCCATCGTCCCGGTCGACGGCGGCATCGCCACGACCGCAACGGGTACCTAG
- a CDS encoding NAD-dependent succinate-semialdehyde dehydrogenase, protein MGEISEAGVVDTVAKELFIGGKWTAAEGGRTFPVLDPSTGEALCEVADASPADGMAALDAAAAAQAEWAKTAPRERGEILRRAYQALVDRTDELALLMTLEMGKPLAESRGEIAYAAEFFRWFAEEAVRIGGDYSVAPNGSGRFLVAKQPVGVSLLITPWNFPMAMGTRKIGPAIAAGCTMVIKPAAQTPLSMLALAEILAEAGLPEGVLNVLTTSDSGGVMEPLIRDGRARKLSFTGSTAVGRKLLEQCADKVLRTSMELGGNAPFIVFDDADLDAALEGAMMAKMRNIGEACTAANRIYVQKGVAAEFGRRLTEKMAALPMGRGTEDGVVVGPLIDQAAVDKVGGLVRDAVERGAKVLTGGATVDGPGNFYQATVLTEVPLDADMATEEIFGPVAPIYLFDTEEEVLAAANDTEYGLVSYLYTSDIKRALRVSEQLESGMVGLNQGLVSNPAAPFGGIKASGLGREGGKFGIDEFLETKYIAVSL, encoded by the coding sequence ATGGGCGAGATCAGCGAGGCCGGGGTCGTCGACACGGTCGCGAAGGAACTTTTCATCGGCGGGAAGTGGACCGCCGCGGAAGGTGGCCGGACCTTCCCGGTGCTCGATCCGTCCACCGGTGAGGCGCTGTGCGAGGTGGCCGACGCCTCGCCGGCGGACGGCATGGCGGCGCTCGACGCGGCGGCGGCCGCGCAGGCCGAGTGGGCGAAGACGGCACCGCGCGAGCGGGGCGAGATCCTGCGGCGCGCGTACCAGGCGCTGGTGGACCGCACCGACGAACTCGCGCTGCTGATGACGTTGGAGATGGGCAAGCCGCTGGCCGAATCACGTGGCGAGATCGCCTACGCGGCCGAGTTCTTCCGGTGGTTCGCCGAGGAGGCGGTCCGGATCGGCGGGGACTACTCGGTGGCGCCCAACGGATCCGGCCGGTTCCTGGTGGCCAAGCAGCCGGTCGGGGTGTCGTTGCTGATCACCCCGTGGAACTTCCCGATGGCGATGGGCACGCGCAAGATCGGCCCGGCGATCGCGGCCGGCTGCACCATGGTGATCAAGCCGGCCGCGCAGACCCCGCTGTCGATGCTGGCGCTGGCCGAGATCCTGGCCGAGGCCGGGCTGCCCGAAGGCGTGCTCAACGTGCTGACCACCAGCGACTCCGGTGGCGTGATGGAGCCGCTGATCCGCGACGGCCGGGCGCGCAAGCTGTCCTTCACCGGGTCCACCGCGGTCGGCCGGAAGTTGCTGGAGCAGTGCGCCGACAAGGTGCTGCGGACCTCGATGGAGCTGGGCGGCAACGCGCCGTTCATCGTCTTCGACGACGCCGACCTGGACGCCGCGCTCGAAGGCGCGATGATGGCGAAGATGCGCAACATCGGGGAGGCGTGCACCGCGGCCAACCGGATCTACGTGCAGAAGGGCGTGGCCGCCGAGTTCGGCCGCAGGCTGACCGAGAAGATGGCCGCGCTGCCGATGGGCCGCGGCACCGAGGACGGCGTGGTGGTCGGCCCGCTGATCGACCAGGCCGCGGTGGACAAGGTCGGTGGCCTGGTCCGCGACGCCGTCGAGCGCGGCGCCAAGGTGCTCACCGGTGGGGCCACTGTGGACGGTCCGGGCAACTTCTACCAGGCGACCGTGCTGACCGAGGTGCCGCTGGACGCGGACATGGCGACCGAGGAGATCTTCGGCCCGGTGGCGCCGATCTACCTCTTCGACACCGAAGAGGAGGTGCTCGCCGCGGCCAACGACACCGAGTACGGCCTGGTCAGCTACCTCTACACCAGCGACATCAAGCGCGCGCTGCGGGTTTCGGAGCAGTTGGAGTCCGGCATGGTCGGGCTCAACCAGGGCCTGGTGTCCAACCCGGCCGCGCCCTTCGGCGGCATCAAGGCCTCCGGGCTGGGCCGCGAGGGCGGCAAGTTCGGCATCGACGAGTTCCTGGAGACCAAGTACATCGCGGTGAGCCTGTGA
- a CDS encoding helix-turn-helix transcriptional regulator, with the protein MTTIDLRTEIKEFLRSRRARIAPERAGLPAHGGANRRVKGLRREEVALLAGVSVDYYVRLERGSLAGASDGVLDALASALQLDEAERDHLFRLARRSKAPSGPRRSAVRVRPALQQVLDAITGAPAWLCNGRYDVLATNHLARALYSPMLADARRPLNTARFVYLEPEAATAFFVDYDRVARDVAAKLRMEAGRNPHDEELIALVGELSTRSELFRQRWASQDVRLHRSGRKRLHHPVVGRLDLDVESMEMSAEPGLLLNVYTAPTGTAAADGLALLASWAASQEKPTTGSQALG; encoded by the coding sequence GTGACCACGATCGATCTGCGCACCGAGATCAAGGAATTCCTGCGCTCGCGTCGCGCGCGGATCGCGCCCGAGCGGGCCGGACTGCCCGCACATGGTGGCGCCAACCGCCGGGTGAAAGGGCTGCGTCGCGAAGAGGTGGCTTTGCTGGCGGGGGTGTCGGTCGACTACTACGTGCGTTTGGAGCGCGGCAGCCTCGCCGGCGCCTCCGACGGGGTGCTCGACGCGTTGGCCTCCGCCCTGCAACTCGACGAGGCCGAGCGCGATCACCTGTTCCGCCTGGCGCGGCGATCCAAGGCGCCCAGCGGTCCCCGGCGATCCGCCGTGAGGGTGCGTCCGGCGCTTCAACAGGTGCTCGACGCCATCACCGGTGCGCCGGCTTGGCTTTGCAATGGCCGTTATGACGTGCTGGCCACGAACCACCTCGCCCGTGCGCTGTACTCACCGATGCTGGCCGACGCGCGACGACCGCTGAACACCGCGCGGTTTGTGTACCTGGAACCCGAGGCGGCAACAGCGTTCTTCGTCGACTACGACCGGGTCGCCCGCGATGTGGCCGCGAAGCTGCGCATGGAAGCCGGGCGCAACCCGCACGACGAGGAGCTGATCGCCCTGGTCGGTGAACTGTCGACGCGCAGTGAACTTTTTCGGCAGCGGTGGGCCTCTCAGGACGTGCGGCTGCACCGGTCGGGGCGCAAGCGCTTGCACCACCCGGTAGTGGGCCGGCTCGACCTGGATGTCGAGTCAATGGAGATGTCCGCCGAGCCCGGGCTGCTGCTGAACGTCTACACCGCACCCACCGGCACGGCGGCTGCGGACGGCCTGGCCCTGCTGGCCTCGTGGGCGGCCAGCCAGGAGAAGCCGACGACCGGGAGTCAAGCACTCGGCTGA
- a CDS encoding acetolactate synthase large subunit: MNGAQSLIRTLVEAGVEVCFANPGTSEMHFVAALDSVPEMRGVLALFEGAVTGAADGYARIAGRPAATLLHLGPGLANGMANLHNAKRAHTPVVNIIGDHAIDHKKYDAPLESDIEALTGTLNGWSRRSDHTADVGADAAAAVAAAQDAPGRIANLILPADVSWGEGGKTCPPVPARVPKEVDETTVKQIAEVLRTGESAALLIGGAACRETGLRAASRIAAATGAKPFAEVFPARIERGAGLPTIERLGYLAEHVEYQLQGVKHLIVAGTKAPVSFFAYPGKASDLVPEGAQVHTLAGLDADVVGALQDLADLVAADTEPVLQEAHRPALPSGPLTPQNWVEVIGALLPDNAIIADEANTSGVLLPGATAGAPRHDVLTLTGGAIGQGIPVATGAAIAAPDRPVINLQSDGSALYTISALWTQAREKSNVTTVLLNNRAYAILRMELQRVGADGSGPKAAELLDLSGPDMDFAKIAEGMGVPARRATTAEELADAFAWALAEPGPHLIDTIVPPLV, translated from the coding sequence ATGAACGGCGCGCAGTCCCTCATCCGCACCCTCGTCGAGGCGGGGGTGGAAGTGTGCTTCGCCAATCCCGGCACCTCGGAGATGCACTTCGTGGCCGCGCTGGACTCGGTGCCGGAGATGCGCGGCGTGCTCGCGTTGTTCGAGGGCGCGGTGACCGGTGCCGCGGACGGCTACGCCCGCATCGCCGGCCGCCCGGCGGCGACCCTGCTGCACCTGGGCCCAGGCCTGGCCAACGGCATGGCGAACCTGCACAACGCGAAGCGCGCGCACACGCCGGTGGTCAACATCATCGGTGACCACGCGATCGACCACAAGAAGTACGACGCCCCGCTGGAATCCGACATCGAGGCGCTCACCGGCACGCTGAACGGCTGGTCGCGGCGTTCGGACCACACCGCCGACGTCGGCGCGGACGCGGCCGCCGCGGTCGCCGCCGCGCAGGACGCGCCGGGCCGGATCGCCAACCTGATCCTGCCCGCCGACGTTTCCTGGGGCGAGGGCGGGAAAACCTGCCCGCCGGTACCCGCGCGCGTGCCGAAGGAAGTGGACGAGACCACCGTCAAGCAGATCGCCGAAGTGCTGCGCACCGGGGAATCCGCGGCGCTGCTGATCGGTGGCGCGGCCTGCCGGGAGACCGGACTGCGGGCGGCGAGCCGGATCGCCGCGGCGACCGGGGCCAAGCCGTTCGCCGAGGTCTTCCCCGCCCGGATCGAACGCGGTGCCGGGCTGCCGACCATCGAGCGGCTCGGGTACCTGGCCGAGCACGTCGAGTACCAGTTGCAGGGCGTCAAGCACCTGATCGTGGCCGGGACCAAGGCGCCGGTCTCGTTCTTCGCCTACCCGGGCAAGGCCAGCGACCTGGTGCCCGAGGGCGCGCAGGTGCACACCCTGGCCGGGCTGGACGCGGACGTGGTCGGCGCCTTGCAGGACCTCGCCGACCTGGTCGCCGCGGACACCGAACCCGTGCTGCAGGAGGCACACCGGCCCGCGTTGCCGAGCGGTCCGCTGACCCCGCAGAACTGGGTCGAGGTGATCGGGGCCCTGCTGCCGGACAACGCGATCATCGCCGACGAGGCCAACACCTCCGGTGTGCTGCTGCCGGGCGCGACCGCCGGTGCGCCCCGGCACGACGTGCTGACGCTGACCGGTGGCGCGATCGGCCAGGGCATCCCGGTGGCCACCGGCGCGGCGATCGCGGCGCCCGACCGCCCGGTGATCAACCTGCAGTCCGACGGCAGCGCGTTGTACACGATCTCGGCGCTGTGGACGCAGGCGCGGGAGAAGTCCAACGTCACCACGGTGTTGTTGAACAACCGGGCCTACGCGATCCTGCGGATGGAGCTGCAGCGGGTCGGCGCGGACGGTTCCGGGCCGAAGGCGGCCGAGTTGCTCGACCTGTCGGGGCCGGACATGGACTTCGCGAAGATCGCCGAAGGCATGGGCGTCCCGGCTCGCCGGGCGACGACGGCCGAGGAGCTGGCGGACGCGTTCGCGTGGGCGCTGGCCGAGCCGGGTCCGCACCTGATCGACACGATCGTGCCCCCGCTGGTCTGA
- a CDS encoding alpha/beta hydrolase has protein sequence MRRSFVWGLVALVVAASATPAVAAEASPRLLPPTGVLPVGSSTWHLVDSSRPDTWVPEAGPRELMVSLYYPSSRPVGQRKQYMTPLESELLLKEGGISSLPYDVLSRTRTHAVVDAPPVGRWPLVVLSPGFTKPRATLSGLAEDLASHGYVVAVLDHTYESVATTFPDGRVAECVACEITRPPDTAHLFWKKLHDGRAADVSFVIDSVLSRWGRFVDPARIGMAGHSAGGAAGIPSMMADPRIKAGVNLDGRQDVSLAGPLSRPFLFLGREEQYTPGASEQAGTWADAWSRLAGWKRWLVVRGMTHASFTDVGLLGWQLGLDFGAEVPGDRASVLTRRYVRAFLDEHFRGGSAGLMDGPSARYPEVKFCDPASGCA, from the coding sequence ATGAGACGTTCGTTCGTGTGGGGGTTGGTGGCGCTGGTGGTGGCTGCTTCGGCGACGCCGGCGGTGGCTGCCGAGGCCTCGCCGCGGTTGTTGCCGCCGACCGGGGTGCTGCCGGTGGGGTCGTCGACGTGGCACCTGGTGGATTCGTCGCGGCCGGACACGTGGGTGCCGGAGGCGGGGCCGCGTGAGCTGATGGTTTCGCTGTACTACCCGAGTTCGCGACCGGTGGGGCAGCGCAAGCAGTACATGACGCCGCTGGAGTCGGAGTTGTTGTTGAAGGAAGGGGGGATTTCGTCTCTGCCGTACGACGTGCTGAGCCGCACGCGGACGCACGCCGTGGTGGACGCGCCGCCGGTCGGCCGGTGGCCGCTTGTGGTGTTGTCGCCGGGCTTCACGAAACCGCGGGCCACGTTGAGCGGGTTGGCCGAGGATTTGGCGAGTCACGGTTATGTGGTGGCGGTGCTTGATCATACCTATGAGAGCGTGGCCACTACTTTCCCGGACGGGCGTGTGGCGGAGTGCGTGGCCTGTGAGATCACGCGTCCGCCGGACACGGCGCATTTGTTCTGGAAGAAGCTGCACGACGGCCGGGCGGCTGATGTTTCTTTTGTGATCGACTCGGTGTTGTCGCGGTGGGGTCGATTCGTGGATCCTGCGCGGATTGGGATGGCGGGTCATTCGGCAGGTGGGGCGGCCGGTATTCCCTCGATGATGGCGGATCCCCGGATCAAGGCGGGGGTGAACCTCGACGGACGGCAGGACGTGTCGTTGGCCGGGCCGCTTTCCCGGCCGTTCTTGTTCCTGGGGCGGGAAGAGCAGTACACGCCGGGGGCGAGTGAGCAGGCTGGGACGTGGGCGGATGCCTGGTCGCGGTTGGCCGGGTGGAAGCGGTGGCTGGTGGTCAGGGGGATGACGCACGCTTCGTTCACGGATGTGGGGTTGCTGGGGTGGCAGCTGGGGTTGGACTTCGGGGCCGAGGTGCCGGGGGATCGGGCTTCGGTGCTTACGCGCCGGTATGTGCGGGCGTTTTTGGATGAGCATTTCCGCGGGGGTTCGGCGGGGTTGATGGATGGGCCCTCGGCTCGGTATCCGGAGGTCAAGTTCTGCGATCCGGCTTCTGGGTGTGCGTGA
- a CDS encoding aspartate aminotransferase family protein, giving the protein MAQLSPLLKQATPVVVDHGEGTYLFDSEGRRHLDFTAGIGVTSTGHCHPKVVAAAQEQIGKLIHGQYTTVMHKPLLELTERLGGVLPSGLDSLFFANSGSEAVEAALRLTRQATARPNVIVFQGGFHGRTVAAASMTTSGTRFSAGFSPLMSGVHVAPFPYAYHYGWDEKTATKFALRELDYLFATVTAPNEVAAFFVEPVLGEGGYVPANTEFLAGLRERADKHGILLVLDEVQTGFGRTGKFWGHDHFDVRPDVVLIAKGLASGFPLSGIAASQELMSKAWPGSQGGTYGGNAVSCAAACATLDVIKEEGLVANAAERGTQLLDGARLIGDKNAAIGDVRGLGLLVGSEFTTADGEPDTVTAQAAQKAAAERGLLLLTCGAYMNVVRMIPPLVVTAEQIDEALGIWAEVVDTVTKN; this is encoded by the coding sequence ATGGCCCAGCTCTCCCCCCTGCTCAAGCAGGCCACCCCGGTCGTCGTTGACCACGGCGAGGGCACCTATCTGTTCGACAGCGAAGGCAGGCGGCACCTGGACTTCACCGCCGGCATCGGCGTCACCAGCACCGGTCACTGCCACCCCAAGGTGGTCGCCGCCGCCCAGGAACAGATCGGCAAGCTGATCCACGGGCAGTACACCACCGTGATGCACAAGCCGCTGCTCGAACTGACCGAGCGCCTCGGCGGCGTACTGCCGTCCGGACTGGACTCCCTGTTCTTCGCCAACTCCGGCAGCGAGGCGGTCGAGGCGGCGCTGCGGCTGACCCGGCAGGCGACCGCGCGGCCGAACGTGATCGTGTTCCAGGGCGGGTTCCACGGCCGGACCGTCGCCGCCGCGTCGATGACCACCTCGGGCACCCGGTTCAGCGCGGGCTTCTCGCCGCTGATGTCCGGCGTGCACGTGGCCCCGTTCCCCTACGCCTACCACTACGGCTGGGACGAGAAGACCGCGACGAAGTTCGCGCTGCGCGAGCTGGACTACCTGTTCGCCACGGTCACCGCGCCGAACGAGGTCGCCGCGTTCTTCGTCGAGCCGGTCCTCGGTGAGGGCGGGTACGTGCCCGCGAACACCGAGTTCCTGGCCGGGCTGCGCGAGCGCGCCGACAAGCACGGCATCCTGCTGGTGCTCGACGAGGTGCAGACCGGCTTCGGCCGCACCGGCAAGTTCTGGGGCCACGACCACTTCGACGTGCGCCCGGACGTCGTGCTGATCGCGAAGGGCCTGGCCAGCGGCTTCCCGCTGTCGGGCATCGCCGCGTCGCAGGAACTGATGTCGAAGGCGTGGCCGGGTTCGCAGGGCGGGACCTACGGCGGCAACGCGGTTTCGTGCGCGGCCGCCTGCGCCACGCTCGACGTGATCAAGGAAGAGGGGCTCGTCGCCAACGCCGCCGAGCGCGGCACGCAGCTGCTCGACGGCGCTCGCTTGATCGGGGACAAGAACGCCGCGATCGGGGACGTGCGTGGGCTCGGGCTGCTGGTCGGCTCGGAGTTCACCACCGCGGACGGCGAGCCGGACACGGTCACCGCGCAGGCCGCGCAGAAGGCCGCCGCCGAGCGCGGACTGCTGCTGCTCACCTGCGGTGCCTACATGAACGTGGTCCGGATGATCCCGCCGCTGGTGGTCACCGCCGAGCAGATCGACGAGGCGCTGGGCATCTGGGCCGAGGTCGTCGACACCGTCACCAAGAACTGA
- a CDS encoding DUF3830 family protein has product MARYITITLDKRGVSCRARLLDAEAPRTCEAVWNALPQSGSAYHAKYARNEVYTLVPPFAQPKPGRENPTVTPIPGDVVYFGFEAWEIGNPAYGYDEGSEAHSDQGATDLAIFYGRNNLLINGDAGWVPGNVFATIEEGLAEMAAASQDLWLRGVEGETLSFARAEN; this is encoded by the coding sequence TTGGCCCGCTACATCACCATCACGCTGGACAAGCGCGGCGTGTCCTGCCGCGCCCGGCTGCTCGACGCCGAGGCACCGCGCACCTGCGAGGCCGTGTGGAACGCGCTGCCGCAGAGCGGTTCGGCCTACCACGCGAAGTACGCGCGCAACGAGGTCTACACGCTCGTGCCGCCGTTCGCCCAGCCCAAGCCGGGCCGGGAGAACCCGACCGTCACGCCGATCCCGGGTGACGTCGTGTACTTCGGCTTCGAGGCATGGGAGATCGGCAATCCCGCGTACGGCTACGACGAGGGCAGCGAAGCCCACAGCGACCAGGGCGCCACGGACCTCGCCATCTTCTACGGCCGCAACAACCTGCTGATCAACGGCGACGCCGGCTGGGTGCCCGGCAACGTGTTCGCCACGATCGAGGAGGGGCTGGCGGAGATGGCGGCGGCGTCGCAGGACCTGTGGCTCCGCGGCGTCGAGGGCGAGACGCTTTCCTTCGCCCGCGCGGAAAACTGA
- a CDS encoding FAD-binding oxidoreductase has product MNDSGSGGFAQRLADIVGQANLLTGDAVGEDYAHDECLTVEPAKPAYVVKPATAEETAELLKAAGEHRVPVTARGSGSGLSGAARPRPDGLLISFERMNQVLEIDADNHVAVVQPGVTLAELDEKTAAAGLSYTVYPGELSASVGGNVGTNAGGMRAVKYGVTRHNVLGLQAALPSGELIRTGGKTTKTSTGYDLTQLIIGSEGTLALATEVTVRLHPRLGHGATALAPFADLDQVMRAVPKIIASGLDPHILEYIDNLTMAAIVYKEQLSLGVPDEVRDSSQAYLVVSLENRDNDRLHADMEQLGELLAELGAADVYVLEGPAARKLIEAREKAFWTAKSVGADDVIDVVIPRAEMPAFLAKVRELATAAESGAVGCGHAGDGNVHLGIFQKDPAKRRALLHEIFAAGMAAGGSISGEHGIGHAKKEHFLELEDPAKIELMRRIKLSFDPLGILNPGVLFDQESQ; this is encoded by the coding sequence ATGAACGACAGCGGTTCCGGGGGTTTCGCACAGCGCCTCGCCGACATCGTCGGCCAGGCCAACCTGCTCACCGGCGACGCCGTGGGCGAGGACTACGCCCACGACGAGTGCCTCACCGTGGAGCCGGCGAAACCCGCCTACGTGGTCAAACCGGCGACCGCCGAAGAAACCGCGGAACTGCTCAAGGCCGCGGGCGAGCACCGGGTTCCGGTGACCGCCCGCGGCTCGGGCAGCGGCCTGTCCGGCGCGGCCAGGCCGCGGCCCGACGGCCTGCTCATCTCCTTCGAGCGGATGAACCAGGTGCTCGAAATCGACGCCGACAACCACGTCGCGGTGGTGCAACCCGGCGTCACGCTGGCCGAACTCGACGAGAAGACCGCCGCGGCCGGCCTGTCCTACACCGTCTACCCCGGTGAGCTGAGCGCGAGCGTCGGCGGCAACGTCGGCACCAACGCGGGCGGCATGCGCGCGGTGAAGTACGGCGTCACCCGGCACAACGTGCTGGGCCTGCAGGCCGCGCTGCCCAGCGGTGAGCTGATCCGCACCGGCGGCAAGACCACCAAGACCTCCACCGGCTACGACCTCACCCAGCTGATCATCGGCTCCGAGGGCACGCTCGCGCTGGCCACCGAGGTGACCGTCCGGCTGCACCCGCGCCTGGGCCACGGCGCCACCGCGCTCGCCCCGTTCGCCGATCTCGACCAGGTGATGCGCGCGGTGCCGAAGATCATCGCCAGCGGGCTCGACCCGCACATCCTGGAGTACATCGACAACCTGACCATGGCCGCGATCGTCTACAAGGAACAGTTGTCGCTCGGCGTGCCGGACGAGGTCAGGGACTCCTCGCAGGCGTACCTGGTGGTGTCGCTGGAAAACCGCGACAACGACCGGCTGCACGCCGACATGGAGCAGCTCGGCGAACTGCTGGCCGAACTGGGTGCCGCCGACGTCTACGTGCTGGAGGGACCGGCCGCCCGCAAGCTGATCGAGGCGCGGGAGAAGGCGTTCTGGACGGCGAAGTCGGTCGGCGCGGACGACGTGATCGACGTGGTCATCCCGCGCGCGGAGATGCCCGCCTTCCTGGCCAAGGTGCGGGAGCTGGCCACCGCCGCCGAGTCCGGCGCGGTCGGCTGCGGGCACGCCGGGGACGGCAACGTCCACTTGGGAATCTTCCAGAAGGACCCGGCGAAGCGGCGCGCGCTGCTGCATGAGATCTTCGCGGCGGGCATGGCCGCCGGCGGGTCGATCTCCGGCGAGCACGGCATCGGCCACGCCAAGAAGGAGCACTTCCTCGAACTGGAGGACCCGGCGAAGATCGAGCTGATGCGGCGGATCAAGCTGTCCTTCGACCCCCTGGGCATCCTCAACCCGGGCGTTCTCTTCGACCAGGAGTCACAGTGA
- a CDS encoding PP2C family serine/threonine-protein phosphatase has protein sequence MMTTLQLPVGHRPMSDSVSKRGPRSINADAVATHTDAVSGRTAFVVADGVGDHLLAARAARLSARVAAEVSSREGAFAGLLAAQRELRSQFEQAQADCVLIVAVLPPLDSPVEAQADIAWVGDCRLYRWNGRVLSQLTVDHTLAEFWRSQDLVPSARMEHVVTDSVRTARDSDVGRAYTPVRGGRLLLCTDGVHKTLNMVAVKELLSGAEDPHSAAGKLVGAAHTLGSGDNATAVVVDLQPLP, from the coding sequence ATGATGACCACGCTCCAGTTGCCCGTCGGACACCGTCCGATGTCGGACTCGGTCAGCAAGCGCGGGCCGCGCTCCATCAACGCTGACGCGGTCGCCACCCACACCGACGCCGTCTCGGGCCGCACGGCTTTCGTGGTGGCCGACGGGGTGGGTGACCACCTGCTGGCCGCCCGCGCCGCCCGGTTGTCGGCCCGCGTCGCCGCGGAGGTTTCGTCCCGGGAGGGCGCCTTCGCCGGTTTGCTTGCGGCGCAACGGGAACTGCGGTCGCAGTTCGAGCAGGCGCAGGCGGACTGCGTGCTGATCGTGGCGGTGCTGCCGCCGCTGGACTCCCCGGTGGAGGCGCAGGCGGACATCGCCTGGGTCGGGGACTGCCGGCTGTACCGCTGGAACGGGCGGGTGTTGTCGCAGCTGACGGTGGACCACACGCTGGCGGAGTTCTGGCGTTCGCAGGACCTGGTGCCCTCGGCGCGCATGGAACACGTGGTGACCGACTCGGTCCGCACCGCGCGCGACTCGGACGTCGGGCGCGCCTACACCCCGGTGCGCGGCGGTCGCCTCCTGCTCTGCACCGACGGGGTGCACAAGACGCTGAACATGGTGGCGGTGAAGGAACTCCTGTCCGGTGCGGAAGACCCGCACTCGGCCGCCGGCAAACTGGTCGGCGCCGCCCACACCCTGGGCAGCGGGGACAACGCCACCGCCGTGGTGGTCGACCTACAACCCCTCCCGTAA